Proteins co-encoded in one Papaver somniferum cultivar HN1 chromosome 5, ASM357369v1, whole genome shotgun sequence genomic window:
- the LOC113280508 gene encoding LOB domain-containing protein 21-like has translation MQTFRVYKGYIEHGSGEECILQKSISMKKGQDCPARPAPSCAACKYLKRKCTPNCVFAPYFKSDELHKFVKVHKVFGASNVSKILGEVPAEQREDTANSLVYEAEARLRDPVYGCVGALALLQNQMIQLKQDLAISRAHLTCYASDTPPLQPPPPPPPSPIISSDYFVDGLLSSDEFAVYDPVSAGSTSNPNYSDCQPHPYSGATPLSASFPQ, from the exons ATGCAG ACTTTCAGAGTATATAAAGGCTACATAGAGCATGGAAGTGGAGAGGAATGTATTCTAcaaaaatcaatatcaatgaaGAAGGGTCAAGACTGTCCTGCTCGTCCAGCTCCATCCTGTGCAGCCTGCAAATATCTAAAGAGAAAATGCACTCCAAATTGTGTATTTGCACCTTACTTCAAGTCTGATGAATTGCATAAATTTGTTAAAGTTCACAAGGTATTCGGAGCTAGCAACGTCAGTAAAATTCTCGGAGAAGTACCTGCAGAACAACGAGAAGATACGGCAAATTCACTGGTTTACGAAGCCGAGGCAAGATTAAGAGACCCTGTTTATGGCTGTGTTGGTGCTTTAGCTTTGTTACAAAATCAAATGATTCAGCTTAAGCAAGACCTTGCCATTTCAAGAGCTCATCTTACTTGTTATGCTTCCGACACTCCTCCTctgcaaccaccaccacctcctccaccGTCTCCTATCATTTCCAGTGACTACTTTGTTGACGGCCTGCTTTCCTCTGATGAATTTGCAGTTTATGATCCGGTAAGCGCAGGGAGCACTTCCAATCCAAACTACTCAGATTGCCAACCACATCCGTATTCCGGTGCCACTCCTCTTTCTGCTTCATTTCCACAATAA
- the LOC113284214 gene encoding uncharacterized protein LOC113284214: MSSTSSHLLLQNLSLRRPRISTTTTYAAPYKCTPSRIQVSAGLSSRRQSLLLLTASTVLTAIELSSSGSANAQDIGLFGIRKKLEKVEKEAEEILENAEKGIETAEEGVENAEKELESAATSFSFGGGVGGLTQAGVVVGAEAVGVLVATSIVNGILGPESA, encoded by the coding sequence ATGTCTTCCACAAGTTCACATCTACTGCTCCAGAATCTATCCCTTCGACGGCCTCGTATCAGCACCACCACCACATACGCCGCTCCCTACAAATGCACTCCGTCAAGAATTCAGGTCTCGGCTGGTTTATCTAGCAGAAGACAATCCTTACTTCTACTAACAGCTTCAACTGTACTTACAGCCATAGAGTTATCATCCTCAGGGTCTGCAAACGCACAAGACATTGGACTTTTTGGAATAAGGAAGAAATTGGAGAAAGTAGAGAAAGAAGCAGAAGAGATTCTTGAAAATGCAGAGAAGGGAATTGAAACCGCTGAAGAAGGAGTTGAAAATGCAGAGAAAGAGCTAGAGTCAGCGGCAACTTCGTTTAGTTTTGGTGGTGGCGTTGGTGGTTTAACTCAGGCCGGGGTTGTTGTAGGTGCCGAGGCTGTTGGAGTTTTGGTTGCAACATCCATTGTTAATGGAATCCTTGGACCTGAAAGTGCTTAA